TTTCAAATACCGAAGGATAAAAAGAATCCTTTTTGAAGATCTACCCGATACGGTTGTCGAGCTGGGTCCGGGAGTGGGTTCGAACCTGAGATACTTCAAACCGGGAACCACTCTTTTAGCCGTAGAGCCGAACGAGGGAATGCATCCTCTTTTGAAAAAGAATTCGGAAAAGTATTCGATCAAAACCGAACTGATGAATTTGTCCGCGGAAAAACTTCCGTTCTCGGATTCTTCCGTGGACGCGGTGGTTTGTAGTTTGGTTCTTTGTACCGTTGAAAAACCGGATCAGGTTCTAAAAGAGATTAAGAGAGTTTTAAAGAAGGGAGGAAAATTTGTCTTTTTGGAACACGTGGCCGCAGAACACGGCTCTTGGATTCAATGGATTCAGAAGACCGTTTTTAGACCTTGGCTTTGGTTTTTCGAAGGTTGTCATCTGAACAGGGATACATATCACACTCTCCAGAGCGCGAATTTTTCGAGTTTGAAAATCGAGAAACATTCGTTATCTACGATTTTTCTGCCGATCCGACCCCATGTCTACGGGATCGCGATCAAATAAGTAGATAAGAATTCTTTTTGTTCGGAAGGAAAAAGAGCAGTCGGCGCTTACTTTGTAGGCGCCGTTGTATCTAAGTTTGCTTGTTTTGATTCCGCCATCTTCATCAGACGATCGATGATTTCCTGAGGATCCACTCCAAACTTTTCGAAGATATGATTCTTTGCGAGTTCGTATCTAAGAATATCGATGTTCAACTGAATCTTGGTTTGTGCGACTTGGAGTTCCGCCTGAATCAAATTGTCGAGTGCGTTCTTCACCGCGACTGCGGTAAATCTTCCCTGTCTAAAACGTTCGGAAAGACCTCGATAGTATCGATTGGCTTCTTCTCTTCTTTTTTTCGCCCCTTCAAAGATATCTTTTCCGGAAACGATGGCCGCATAACGATTTTCTAATTCTTCTTTGATGGAGAGTTTGAGTTCAGCTTCTTTTTTCTGCAGATTTTCTACGTCCAACTTTGCATTTCGGATATCGGCTTTGATACCTTTGTCCCAAAGAGGATAAGAAAATTGAAACGACGCATAAGCTTCCGGATATTTGAAGGAAGCTACGCCTCGATTTGTATCCATAACATTTTGCTGAGGAGAAACGATATTTTGTCCTCTTGTGGAATAGGCGCCGGAAACTTTTAGGGAAGGCATGTCTTCCGCTTCTTTGATTCTCAGATTGAGCTCGGCGATTTCTCTTTGCTTCCGGAGATTTTTCAGATCGGTTCTGTGATCCAGAGCATAGATATAATCTTTTTCGACGTTGAAATCGGAAGGAACCGTTTCTTGAAGATCGGTAACACCTTCAATTTTAGAAGAAGGATCCGCGTTTAAAATTCGAATCAGAGTTCTTTCGGCTTCCCTTCTGGAAACTTTTGCCTTGTCCAAATTCCCGGCGGTCTGGGAAAGAATGGAACTCCAGAGATTGACTTCAAAGCCTTCGGAAAGGCCCAAATTCCGCTTTCTCGCGGTTAAATCGCGGATGTTTCTCGTATTGGATTCTAATTCTTCCAAAGTCTTTACGTTGGAATCGTAGATATTCAAACTCCAATACTGAACGAGAGTCTGAACCACGAGTTGAGAAAGAGTATAAATCAATTCTTCTCTTTTGATGACGGTGTTTTGTCTTAGGATCGCTTCCTTGTCTTTTTGAGTTTTTCCAAAACCGTATTTTAAAAGTTCCTGACTCAGTGTGATCGTAAGAGCGCTCGTGTACTGAGGCGGAATTGCAAGAGAGGCTAAATTCGAAGGAGTAGAAGCCGTATTTTCAAAGGCGCTCGTATCAAAACGAGTAGTGCTTGCTTCCAGTTTTGCGTAGGTTCCGGTTCTAAAATTCTTCTCCACTCCCACGCTGAGTTTGTCCTGACTTTGTTTGGTTCCCAAGAAGACGTTATTTCGGTTGTTAGGGAGAGTGGTTTTGAAAACTGTAATTCCACCGATTAGGTTCCAAGTAAACTGAGATTCGTTTTTCAGTTCCCCGCCGTCGGCTTTTACGTATTCCATTTTTGCATTTTGGATCGTAATGTTTTTTTCAAGAACGTGATTGACCGCTTCTTTTAGCGTCAGACGAAGTACCTTCTTGGAATCGTTTAGGTTCCCTTCGGAAGATTTTTTTTCTTCTTCCATCAAGGTTTCGTTGGGGTTTAATTCCTGAGAAGTAGCAGGTTGAATCGCCGCAAAAAGGATGGTTCCGGAAATAAGAATATTTCTAAATTTTCTGCGGGTCCTTTCCTTTTTGTGGTCCATGTAAGTGCCTACTTAATGGACATGGTTGAATGCAGGAAGTTTTTTACAAATCGAAAAATCAGTTTTATGAGTCTAAAAGAGAACAATTCAATGAATTTAAATCCACAAAGCGCTAACAGACTTGTCAAAGAAAAAAGTCCGTATCTCCAACAACATGCAACCAATCCTGTAGACTGGTTTCCTTGGGGTGAGGAAGCCTTTACCAAAGCAAAGCAAGAAGATCGATTGATTTTCTTGTCCATCGGTTATGCGACCTGTCATTGGTGTCACGTGATGGAACGGGAATCCTTTGAAAATCAAACTATAGCGGATTATCTAAATTCACATTTTGTATCGATCAAAGTTGATCGAGAAGAAAGGCCCGATATCGATCGAATCTACATGGACGCTTTGCACGCGATGGATCAGCAAGGCGGATGGCCTCTTAATATCTTTTTGACACCCGAAGGAAAGCCGATCACGGGCGGAACTTATTTTCCACCGGAGCCCAAATACGGAAGAAAGAGTTTTTTAGAAGTTTTGAATATTTTAAACAAGGTCTGGAGTGAAAAACGTCAGGAGTTGGTCGCGGCTTCTTCCGAATTATCCCAGTATCTAAAAGAATCCGGAGAGGCCCGTGCGGCTACGAAAGCGGAAGGCGATTTTCCACCGGAGAATTGTTTTGAATCCGGTTTTACTTTGTATGAAGGATACTACGATCCCGACTTTGGGGGATTCAAAACCAATCATACGAACAAATTTCCGCCGAGTATGGGACTTTCGTTTTTGCTAAAATACCATCATTCTTCCGGAAATCAGAAAGCGCTGGAGATGGTGGAAGACACGCTTCTCGCGATGAAACAGGGAGGAATCTACGATCAGGTCGGAGGCGGACTTTGTCGTTATTCCACAGATCATCACTGGCTCGTTCCTCATTTTGAGAAGATGCTCTATGACAATTCTTTGTTTTTGGAAACTCTTGTGGAATGTTCTCAGGTTTCTTACAAGATTCCTGCGGCTTCTTATGCAATGGATGTGATTTCGTATCTGCATCGTGATATGAGAATTTCCGGAGGAGGAATCTGCAGCGCGGAAGACGCGGACTCGGAAGGAGAGGAAGGATTATTTTATATCTGGGATCTAAAAGAATTTCGAGAAGTCTGCGGAGAAGATTCTACCATTCTCGAAAGATATTGGAACCTAAGCGAGAGCGGAAATTTTGAAGGGAAGAATATTCTGCACGAACGTTTTCGAAGCAGCACCGCAAATTTTACCGAAGAACAAAAGAAGAAGTTGGAATCCGCTTTAGAAAGAGGAAAGAAAAAACTCTTAGAAAGAAGAAGCGAAAGAATCCGTCCTCTCAGGGACGATAAGATTCTTACCTCCTGGAACGGGTTGTATATCAAGGCGCTCGTAAAAGCGGGAACCGCGTTTCAGAAAGAGGAATTTTTGGATCTCGCGGAAGAAACGTATTCCTTTCTCGAAAAAAATCTGATCTCGAAAGAGGGAAGAGTTCTTCGGCGTTTTCGCGATGGAGAATCCGGTATATTAGGATATAGTAATGATTACGCGGAATTGATTTCTTCTTCGATCGCTCTTTTTGAGGCCGGTCGCGGAATCCGATATTTAAAACGCGCGGTGGAATGGATGGAGGATACGATTCGATTGTTTCGTTCCCCTTCCGGTGTTTTTTACGATACTGGAAACGACGGGGAAAATCTTTTGAGAAGAAGTGTGGACGGTTACGACGGAGTGGAACCTTCGGCTAACAGTTCTTTGGCGGGTTCCCTCGTTCGATTGTCTTCGTTCGGTGTCAACGCGGATCGTTATCGTGAAATTGCGGAATCCATCTTTCTTTACTTCACAAAAGAACTTTCCGCACACGCTCTGAGTTATCCTTATATGCTTTCCGCTTATTGGACTTATAAAAACCATTCTCAAGAGATCGTTTTGATCCGTAAGAATCGGGATTCCGGAAAAGATCTCTTGTCTGCGATCCGGAAAAAATATCTTCCGAAAGCGGCGATTGCGGTGGTCAACGAAGACGAGTTGGAAGAAGCAAGAAAACTTTCCTCTCTCTTTGAAGCTCGGGACAGCGGCGGATCGGCGCTCGTCTATGTTTGTGAGAATTTTTCCTGTAAACTTCCCGTGAGTTCCGTTGAGGAATTGGAAAAATCGCTCAAATAGGGAGTTCCTACTTTTCAGTCCGGTGGAGCTCCGGTTTCAAAGTGGAAAAAGATCCGAATTCTTTTTCAATACCCCAGCTTGTGGAACATTTCGTTGGTAGCCTTCGCGCCTTGACAGTTCAAATGAATCTGATCGGAATAGAAATCCGGTTTTAGAAACGGTTTTTCAAATTCGATCACTTTGAGATGCGGATACTTTGCCTTGAGAGGTTCGAATGCATTCCAGAATTTTGGAAAGTAACCGGTCTTCTCTATATAATCCGGAAACGGCATTACGATGTAAAAAACCTGAATGTTCTGAGCTTGGGTATATCGAAGAAAGTCTTCGAAAGCGGAGAAATCAAAGCGAGGTTCCTCTTTGTAAGGAACGAGGATTTCTTCCTTGAGTTTGTCCTGACTCATCTGATAGAGAAGTGCGTGTTGTGGTTTGATACGGTCCGAAATATTTAAACCCCCGTTTTGAAAGGAGATTTTGTCTGCGATCCAACGATTGTCCCGAAAGTTACTTTCCGGCGCCATACACTGAGGAGTGTAGAGTTCTTCGCAGCCGCAGTCGAGTTTCATCACGGCTTCCGCCGGTTTGTAATTCTCATAGGAGAATACGTTGAGAAGGGCCTTTCGATAACGATAGGTGGAGAATACGTTCGGAATCGAAGAAGAAAGAACGTAGAGCAATTCCGGACCTTTGTATTGGTCGAACATTTCTCCGATCGAAAATAAGTGAAGAATTCGATGCGAGAAGAACTTCCAGTTGATTTCGGAAACCGTTTTTTGCAGACTTTCTTTCCTGCTTTCCATTACGAAATTCTTATATGTTAAACCCGAAACAAAACGAGTTTCGAGATATTCGGGAAGTCCCATGTTCGGTTTAACATATTTGATAAGCGCAGGGTCCACGATCGGGTCGCCGTATCCGCCCGCGATCAGGCCCGGGCTGGACGCGAATAAAATAAATTCAGGTTTTTGATTCCCCGCCTTAAGATACTTTGCGAGATAGTGTGTGTAGTATCTTGCTCCCATCGCAGGAAGGCTGAAATTATAGACGTTCGATTCTTTTGCTGGAACCAAGGACATACTTCTGGAATCGCCGAAAATCAGGCCTTTGAAATTCAAGGTTCCGGATTCCATTTTTTTTCGGACGTTGTTTACAAGGAATACTTCCGTATGTTCGTAAAAATAGATGTCAGTAAATCGGGCGACGAGTTCGACTCCGATTACGATTGAAAGAACGGTGAAAACGACTTTATTCTTAAAAAGCGAAGTAAATGACATTTTTGCCGAACACACCTTTCAGAACTATACAGTAAAAGAAAAAGACATAGGTAAGAATTCGAATCACAGCAGGTTTTTCGAATATAAAGAATGCTGAATTATTCTTAAAATGAAAGTAATCCCAAACGAGAAGCGGACCGATGACTTTTACGATCTCGGTGAAATAATTGAAAACGCTGATCTGGTCGTTCGGCCCTCTGAGTGTGAAGAAGTTTTCGAAAATTCCCAAAAAAAGAATTCTTGCGTGATTTCCGTCGTAACTTCTAAAAAAGATAGAAGTCATCGCAAACATAAACGTCGTGAAAAAGCAGGACCAAAAGAAAAATCCCTTTGTAAAGAACGTGTGGTTTAAGACCGGAAACTTGGACTTTGCAAAAAGTTTGAGTCGATCAAACGGTTCTCGAAAGATCATATAAAGAACGATATAAAGTCCGCAGCACAAACCCCAGAACGCAAAATTCCAACTCGCTCCGTGCCAAATTCCTGAGAGCCCGAAGATGATAAAGAGGTTTCTAAAATTGTAGAGTCTGCTTACCTTGCTTCCACCTAACGGAATATAGACGTAATCGGTGAACCAGCGGTTGAGCGTAACGTGCCATCTTCGAAAAAGTTCTCTGAAGTTTACGCTAAACTCAGGCGTGATAAAGTTTTCACTGAGGTTGAATCCGAGTAAGAATGCGGAACCCCTCGCGATATAAGAATAACCTGCGAAGTCGCAATAGATCTGAAAAAAGAAAGCGATAAACGCAAGAATCGTATGAATCGCTGAATGGCCTCCCGCTAAGTCCGGATTGGCCTTGTAGATCAAAGGATTGTCTAAGAAAACGAGATTTACGAGTTCTGCGAGATTGTCCGCCACATAGGTTTTCATGTAGTAACCTACAAGAAGCAAAAGACAACCTTTGTAGAAAAGATCCAGATTGATCTTTCTGTCTTCCTTGATTTGAGGAAGAAGATCTCCGGCTCTTTCGATCGGTCCCGCGACCAACTGAGGAAAAAAACAAACAAAAAGAGAAAAATCGATCAGGTTCGTATCGGCTTTTAGTTTACGAAAGTAGACGTCGATCACATACGAAAGAGTCTGAAAAGTAAAAAAACTGATTCCGACCGGAAGAATGATCTGAAGGAAAGTTGCGTCTTGAAAAAGGGTGGGGTCTTCGACTCCGAAAAGTCCGGCCGAGGTTTTGACGGCGACTCCCAAATTCTCTATAAAGAAATTATAATATTTAAAAAACCCGAGCATCCCCATGTCGATGACAACCGCCAAAAACAAAAGCCAGCCCCGGATCTTCGGAGATTCTTTTTGTTCGATGAGGAGGGCTATATAAAAGTTGGAAACTGAAGTGGAAATGATGAGAACAAGAAAAATCCAGTCCCACCAACCGTAAAATGTGTAAGAAGCGACTAAAAGAAATAGATTCTGAATTCTTCTGGAAGTTTTTTTAGCGGCGAAAAAATAACAAACCGCTAAGACGATCAGGAAAAAATAGATAAAAACCGCGGAGTTAAAAATCATTTTCGATCGAACGATCCGAAAGGAACGAAATCTCCTTTAGAGTTCCATTCTCTTGGCGTCGCGCCAGAGTCTGTCCAGATTGTAGTATTCTCTTTTTTCGGGAGTCATGATGTGAATGATGATTTCTCCAAAGTCAAGAAGAGTCCAGCCGGAAGTCGCCGATGTTCCGGTTTTGTCGGCTTCTTTATGAGCAAGTTTAAATTCTTTTAATGTTTTTCTGACTTCTCTCGCGACTGCGTTTGCTTGAACCGCGGAGTTCACGGTGCAGATCACAAAATAACTGAGATAACTGTTTACGGTTTCCAGATTGAGAATGCTGATTTCTTCGCATTTTTTATCCACCATGATATCGTGGATGATTTGAAGAATTTCTTTGGTTGTGGGTGTTTGTTTTGGGGCGGAATTCATGAAGATTATTTTCTCGGTTCGTAATCGGAGCCCACGACGACGGTCGCGTCCAAGCCCTGATCCTTTCTCAACACGTGGTGCACTTCTGCTTTTTCTAAAACGGTAGAGATTCTATCCATGATCGCGGTGTTGCCCGAGCGGTCTATCACAACGGTCTTAGGAAACCCTTTTTTCCACGCGTTGTCGGCGGCTAAAACCTTGATTCTTTTATCGGAAAGAATGCTACGTACGTCTTTTGCAAGACCCGCGACTTCGGTTCCATTGAGAACTTCGGTTCTACCGAATTCTGCATCGGCGAAAACGTCGGAGCTCATATCTTTTGAAAATTTACGAAAGGCGACCCTGGCTCTGGTGATATCGGTTTTGAGATATGTCTTCTTTGTCTTCGGATCATTCATGGGCTCGCCGGGGAGTTCGGAGATACCGAATTGAATTCTTCTGGAATTAACAAACTTAACAAGGCTGATAAAATCTTC
This is a stretch of genomic DNA from Leptospira tipperaryensis. It encodes these proteins:
- a CDS encoding MBOAT family O-acyltransferase, with protein sequence MIFNSAVFIYFFLIVLAVCYFFAAKKTSRRIQNLFLLVASYTFYGWWDWIFLVLIISTSVSNFYIALLIEQKESPKIRGWLLFLAVVIDMGMLGFFKYYNFFIENLGVAVKTSAGLFGVEDPTLFQDATFLQIILPVGISFFTFQTLSYVIDVYFRKLKADTNLIDFSLFVCFFPQLVAGPIERAGDLLPQIKEDRKINLDLFYKGCLLLLVGYYMKTYVADNLAELVNLVFLDNPLIYKANPDLAGGHSAIHTILAFIAFFFQIYCDFAGYSYIARGSAFLLGFNLSENFITPEFSVNFRELFRRWHVTLNRWFTDYVYIPLGGSKVSRLYNFRNLFIIFGLSGIWHGASWNFAFWGLCCGLYIVLYMIFREPFDRLKLFAKSKFPVLNHTFFTKGFFFWSCFFTTFMFAMTSIFFRSYDGNHARILFLGIFENFFTLRGPNDQISVFNYFTEIVKVIGPLLVWDYFHFKNNSAFFIFEKPAVIRILTYVFFFYCIVLKGVFGKNVIYFAF
- a CDS encoding class I SAM-dependent methyltransferase, which encodes MHFKYRRIKRILFEDLPDTVVELGPGVGSNLRYFKPGTTLLAVEPNEGMHPLLKKNSEKYSIKTELMNLSAEKLPFSDSSVDAVVCSLVLCTVEKPDQVLKEIKRVLKKGGKFVFLEHVAAEHGSWIQWIQKTVFRPWLWFFEGCHLNRDTYHTLQSANFSSLKIEKHSLSTIFLPIRPHVYGIAIK
- a CDS encoding TolC family protein, which produces MDHKKERTRRKFRNILISGTILFAAIQPATSQELNPNETLMEEEKKSSEGNLNDSKKVLRLTLKEAVNHVLEKNITIQNAKMEYVKADGGELKNESQFTWNLIGGITVFKTTLPNNRNNVFLGTKQSQDKLSVGVEKNFRTGTYAKLEASTTRFDTSAFENTASTPSNLASLAIPPQYTSALTITLSQELLKYGFGKTQKDKEAILRQNTVIKREELIYTLSQLVVQTLVQYWSLNIYDSNVKTLEELESNTRNIRDLTARKRNLGLSEGFEVNLWSSILSQTAGNLDKAKVSRREAERTLIRILNADPSSKIEGVTDLQETVPSDFNVEKDYIYALDHRTDLKNLRKQREIAELNLRIKEAEDMPSLKVSGAYSTRGQNIVSPQQNVMDTNRGVASFKYPEAYASFQFSYPLWDKGIKADIRNAKLDVENLQKKEAELKLSIKEELENRYAAIVSGKDIFEGAKKRREEANRYYRGLSERFRQGRFTAVAVKNALDNLIQAELQVAQTKIQLNIDILRYELAKNHIFEKFGVDPQEIIDRLMKMAESKQANLDTTAPTK
- the rsfS gene encoding ribosome silencing factor; its protein translation is MNSAPKQTPTTKEILQIIHDIMVDKKCEEISILNLETVNSYLSYFVICTVNSAVQANAVAREVRKTLKEFKLAHKEADKTGTSATSGWTLLDFGEIIIHIMTPEKREYYNLDRLWRDAKRMEL
- a CDS encoding thioredoxin domain-containing protein — its product is MVECRKFFTNRKISFMSLKENNSMNLNPQSANRLVKEKSPYLQQHATNPVDWFPWGEEAFTKAKQEDRLIFLSIGYATCHWCHVMERESFENQTIADYLNSHFVSIKVDREERPDIDRIYMDALHAMDQQGGWPLNIFLTPEGKPITGGTYFPPEPKYGRKSFLEVLNILNKVWSEKRQELVAASSELSQYLKESGEARAATKAEGDFPPENCFESGFTLYEGYYDPDFGGFKTNHTNKFPPSMGLSFLLKYHHSSGNQKALEMVEDTLLAMKQGGIYDQVGGGLCRYSTDHHWLVPHFEKMLYDNSLFLETLVECSQVSYKIPAASYAMDVISYLHRDMRISGGGICSAEDADSEGEEGLFYIWDLKEFREVCGEDSTILERYWNLSESGNFEGKNILHERFRSSTANFTEEQKKKLESALERGKKKLLERRSERIRPLRDDKILTSWNGLYIKALVKAGTAFQKEEFLDLAEETYSFLEKNLISKEGRVLRRFRDGESGILGYSNDYAELISSSIALFEAGRGIRYLKRAVEWMEDTIRLFRSPSGVFYDTGNDGENLLRRSVDGYDGVEPSANSSLAGSLVRLSSFGVNADRYREIAESIFLYFTKELSAHALSYPYMLSAYWTYKNHSQEIVLIRKNRDSGKDLLSAIRKKYLPKAAIAVVNEDELEEARKLSSLFEARDSGGSALVYVCENFSCKLPVSSVEELEKSLK